The segment CTTCTTTTATTATTTCTTTTAGGTTGCCTTCTGCTAGTCTTGCTGCATATTTTAGTGCATTTGCTACTACTGGTGCTCCTGATGCTCTTGAGAGTATTAGTATTGTTCTATCATATCCTTCTCCTATTCCCGGTCCATATCCGTATCCTAATGCTTCGTAGCTTCCTCCTGTTGTGTATGATGAGAATATTTTCATCATTATATTTCCTGTAAGTGTGTCTGTTACCATTACGTCTACTGCTCCTTTTAGGAGGTCGTTCCCTCTCATTATACATCCTCCATCGGAGCGTGTTGATTCTCCAAAGTTTATTTCGTATCCATTTTCATTAAGTTGTTTTAGGGCTCTTTCTACTTGTCTTGCTCCGTCTACGTTTAATATTCCCACGCTTGGTTTTTTTATTCCCATTGCTTTTGCTGTTATTATTCCGTATATTGCATTTT is part of the Caminicella sporogenes DSM 14501 genome and harbors:
- the grdD gene encoding glycine/sarcosine/betaine reductase complex component C subunit alpha, whose product is NAIYGIITAKAMGIKKPSVGILNVDGARQVERALKQLNENGYEINFGESTRSDGGCIMRGNDLLKGAVDVMVTDTLTGNIMMKIFSSYTTGGSYEALGYGYGPGIGEGYDRTILILSRASGAPVVANALKYAARLAEGNLKEIIKEEYEKAKKAKLDEILSGLTKESKKTAVEEEKEIKQPPKEVVTGSISGIDIMDLEEAVKVLWKEGIYAESGMGCTGPIVLVNEEKLDRAVSVLAKEGFIAKEGNAC